The Symphalangus syndactylus isolate Jambi chromosome 1, NHGRI_mSymSyn1-v2.1_pri, whole genome shotgun sequence DNA segment AGATAAAGGGCTGTTGTCCTCTGTTGGTTCTTCTGCCTAGGATTTTGCCTGGCGGGTGCTGTTATTTCCGCTTTTGCTGCCAGGAAGATTCCCTCTGTGTCTTttggaatccacagatgtggaacctggGAACACGGAGGGCCAACGGTAGAACTCAGTGGGGTGTGTCCAGGGTGCAATTAACCGAATCAACCTGTGGGGCACAGCAGTCCACCTGGCGTGGACCGTCCCGACTGGCTGCCTTGGGCCGACGGAATGAATTCGTATTGGGGCGGGGCAGCCCAGGGGCCAAGGGTGGCAGGGCTGGAGCCCCGGGCGGGCCTGGGGCTGGCTATATAAGGCCGGGCTCTGGCAGGGGAGCTTCCTTCGGCGTTGGACGGACGGCGCACCGCGGAGGTCAGTGCGGGCTGCGGCTCCACATCCCCAGGAAGAGAAGCGGGCCTGCTCGGCTGTCTGCAAGGACCGGCGTTCCAGACCGAGTGGCCCGCTGCTCCGAGGACCCAGCTCGCTCCAGGTTGTGGGGACTCCCCGCCCCGAGGCCTGCGGTCCGCGAGGACCAGCGCCCCGGAACCAGTGGCCCACTGCTCCGAGGACCGAGCTTGCTCCAGGCTGCGACTCCACATCCCGAGGTCGCTGCCTGGCGACCGGGCAGCGAGGACCGGCCACCCCAGACTTCGTGGGTCCCGCCGCCCCGAGGACAGAGCCGCGACCGCCAGGGCAGCGACGCCTGCACAGCTCTGGCGAGATGGCGGCAGGGTCCACTACGCTGCGCGCGGTGGAGAAGCTGCAGGTGCGTCTGGCCACTAAGACGGACCCGAGAAAGCtagagaaatatttgcagaaactcTCCGCCTTGCCCATGACGGCAGACATCCTGGCGGAGACTGGAATCAGAAAGGCGGTGAAGCGCCTGCGGAAGCACCAGCAGGTGGGCGACTTTGCCAGAGACTTAGCGGCCCGGTGGAAGAAGCTGGTGCTTGTGGACCGAAACACCGGGCCTGACCCACAGGACCCTGAGGAGAGCGCTTCCCGACAGCGCTTCGGGGAGGCTCTTCAGGACCAGGAAAAGGCCTGGGGCTTCCCAGAAAACGCGACGGGCCCCGGGAGCCCATCTCACAGCCCTGAGCACAGACGGACAGCGCGCAGAACACCTCCGGGGCAACAGAGACCTCACCCGAGGTCTCCCAGTCGCGAGCCCAGAGCCGAGAGAAAGCGCCCCAGAATGGCCCCAGCTGATTCCGGCCCCCAACGGGCCCCTCCAACGCGCACCGCTCCCCTCCCCATGCCCGAGGGCCCTGAGCCCGCCCTGCCCGGGAAGGAACCCGGAAGAGGCCACGCTCACGCCGCTCAGGGCGGGCCTCTGCTGGGTCAGGGCTGCCAGGGCCAACTCCAGGGGGAAGCCGTGGTGAGCCACAGCGAGGGGCACGAATCGTCCCGCTGGGCTTCGGCTCAGAAATCGCCTCCTGTGCAGGAAAGCCAGTCAGAGAGGCTGCAGGCGGCCGGCGCTGATTCCGCCGGGCCGAAAACGGTGCCCAGCCCTGTCTTCTCAGAGCTCTGGGACCCCTCAGCGGACTGGATGCAGGCCAACTACGATCTGCTGTCCGCTTTTGAGGCCATGACCTCCCAGGCACAGCCAGAAGCACTCTCCGCGCCAACGTTCCAGGAGGAAGCTGCTTTCCCTGGACGCAGAGTGAATGCTAAGAGGCAGGTGTACTCGGGCTCCAGGCCTGCCTGCCAGCTGCAGGTGCTGACGCTGCGCCAGCAGTGCCTCCGGGTGCTTAGAAACAATCCGGACGCCCTCGGCGACGTGGGAGGGGTCCCCTACTCGGTTCTTGAACCCGTTCTGGAAGCGTGGACGCCTGATCAGCTGTATCgcagagagaaagacaatcacGCACTGGCTCGAGAGACAGATGAATTATGGAGGATTCATTGTCTCCACGACTTCaaggaagaaaagccacaggagcaCGAGTCTTGGCGGGAGCTGTACCTGCGGCTTCGGGACGCCCGAGAGCAGCGGCTGCGAGTAGTGACCACGAAAATCCGATCAGCACGTGAAAACGAACCCAGCCGCCGTCAGACAAAGATGATCTGTTTCAACTCTGCGGCCAAGACGCCTCAGGATGCTTCCAGCAGGCAAGGGAAGTCAGCAGGAGCAGCTGACCCGGGAAATGGAGGGATCAAGCCAGCCCCCAAGCCCgcaggaagcagccaggctcCCTCCAGCCAGGGCGCCGGGGGGCTCGGGgacggcggcgggggcggcatcattagcggcagcagcagcagcagcagcggcagcagcagcagcagcagcagcagcagcagcagcagcagcagcagcagcagcagcagcagcagcagcagcgtccTTCACCGGCTCCCTGAGGAGCGGGCCAACCCCTGCCAGAGCAGCAGCAATGAGCACGGGGCGCCCGCGGCCAAAACCCGGAAACAGGCTGCCAAGAAAGTGGCCCCGCTGATGGCCAAGGCAGTTCGAGACTACAAGAGAAGATTCTCCCGACGATAAACTCAGGACTTGCCTTACAGATAAAATCAGGGGGGAGGAGGACCAATGCAAAGTCAATGCGGGTTGGGGAACGAAACTTCCAATGGGCACCAGAACCCTTGGCTTGGTGCAAAGTTGAGCCTCTGAATTCTGCAGGGGTCAAGTGCTGGCCCTGTGACTTTCGcctcccacacccagccactgcctccctccttggAGGACACCTCAGAATTCACAAGATATTCTGAAGGCATTCGAATCAATTCTACTTTGGCGGTTcactgattgttttttaaaaaacgccCTAGTTGCAATCATAAATCAGGTACAAGATGTGACATTCTCCTTCGTCTTCCTTTCGTGTGAAATCATCGAGTGCATAAGGACTTCTTAGACACAAACTCTCAATCCGTTAGTTGACACTGATAACTGCGACTACGCAGAAGGTTTTGTGGCTGCTGTTGGTTTCTTTTAGataaaaggccgggcatgatCCTGTAATCGCGAGCCGTcctcctctgggaggccgaggaaagcagctcgcttgagcccaggaggtggagaccaggctGCGCcaaacggagaaaccccgtctccacaaaagataccaaaattagcccggtgtggtggcacggcCCCCGTGGTCCCAGCTGAGGGGCAGCAGCGCCTGAGCTGGGCAAGGGGAGGGTGCACTGACCCTTCCTcattccactgcaccccagcctgggtgacacaaccaGAGCACATCTCAATGCAAACTGCTGTTTAGTTGAAGAGAGCAACTCTCGGATTTCATACATAAACGCTAACAACTGGTACGTTCCTTAAGTCAAAATACTTTTACTAAGCACCGCATAGAATCATTCCCAATCTTTTCAACCAGAACCCCCGTGAAAGAACGGCGACACCTTAATCAGCTCATTTAGGTTCTCGATCAGGAAGTCTAAACCTGCCAATCAGAGTTTCTAATTACCATGAGATGACCGGCTTAACTACCTTGAGTTCACCTCCTACCAGCTCCTGCAGGCTTTGCTGAACGTGTGCATTCTAACTCAGGGCACTTGTTGGCTTCACGAGGGCAGGTAATCACAGGACCGTGTGCCAGATacgacacacgcacatacacactaacaaagacacacacacacacaaacacgcaaacgcacacgcatacacacacgcacacacacaaacaccattaACTAAAGGTCGTTCTTAGGCGTTACCGACAGTGAGGGgtagagagagaaatacaaagacataAGCCACAAGGCAAAAGCGAGCAAGGGCAGCAGAAGAGATCAAAGTACTGAACCCTGGGCTGTCAGCAGAATGGGTGCTGGGAAGCTTATGGAAGCAGGCACCAGGCTGGATGCCGGTGCACGTCAAAAGAGTCCCTCAAGCCTGAAGAACACGTAAGGAGTCAGAAGAGGGTGCCACAGAGTTACCACCCTGAAGGAAGTCAGAAAAGCATTCGTTCCGGGGAAGGGGACATAATCCCATCAGCGACCGTGTAAAAACTCAGACAtgtccgggcacggtgactcacgcctgtattcccatggctttgggaggtcgaggccggcagaccacctgaggtcaggtgttgcaGAACAGCCCGACCAATATGAGGCAATCCCCTCTCTTCTACAAAGACGAAACTCGGTTGGACTTGCTGGCCAGCGCCTGTAAaagcagctactcagggggctgagataggagaaccgctcgaacccgggaggcggaggttgcagtgagcccagatcccaccgttgcactccagcctggatgacaaaagccaaactccgtctcaaaatttaaaaacaaaacctcagaaaaGCTTCCCCAGCAAGGGCCAGAGTCAGCGCCCCTCTCTATTTCTTGACAGCAATTCAGGAGAGAATGTCAGGCGGCCTGCAAAACTCACAAGAGAGCAGAATATCCTCCCCAAGGCAGAGGAGCCACACCCTGTTTCTAGAGGTGGAGTAGCCACCCATCACCCCgcagcccctccccactcccagccagaaAGCCCAGTCCCTGGGAAGCAAATCCACCGGCAACAACCTTTCTTCGTGGAAAACGCTTCCCCtgccaaaatggaaaacaaacatgatACGAAGTCCCCTCACACAACGTCAATCCCAGATAAAGGGCTGTTGTCCTCTGTTGGTTCTTCTGCCTAGGATTTTGCCTGGCGGTGCTGTTATTTCCGCTTTTGCTGCCAGGAAGATTCCCTCTGTGTCTTttggaatccacagatgtggaacctggGAA contains these protein-coding regions:
- the LOC129457675 gene encoding elongin-A3, giving the protein MAAGSTTLRAVEKLQVRLATKTDPRKLEKYLQKLSALPMTADILAETGIRKAVKRLRKHQQVGDFARDLAARWKKLVLVDRNTGPDPQDPEESASRQRFGEALQDQEKAWGFPENATGPGSPSHSPEHRRTARRTPPGQQRPHPRSPSREPRAERKRPRMAPADSGPQRAPPTRTAPLPMPEGPEPALPGKEPGRGHAHAAQGGPLLGQGCQGQLQGEAVVSHSEGHESSRWASAQKSPPVQESQSERLQAAGADSAGPKTVPSPVFSELWDPSADWMQANYDLLSAFEAMTSQAQPEALSAPTFQEEAAFPGRRVNAKRQVYSGSRPACQLQVLTLRQQCLRVLRNNPDALGDVGGVPYSVLEPVLEAWTPDQLYRREKDNHALARETDELWRIHCLHDFKEEKPQEHESWRELYLRLRDAREQRLRVVTTKIRSARENEPSRRQTKMICFNSAAKTPQDASSRQGKSAGAADPGNGGIKPAPKPAGSSQAPSSQGAGGLGDGGGGGIISGSSSNEHGAPAAKTRKQAAKKVAPLMAKAVRDYKRRFSRR